The nucleotide window TTATAGCCCTCCTGAATTCAACCGCAGTTGCAGGATCTATGTATAACAAAGAAGTCCTCTTACCAAATTCACTAGCAACAAATCTCTCACCCCTTCTTACAATCATCTCTTCAAGTTCCAAGTAATCCAACGCAGAATTTACCTTGGAATTAATCGTCGCTTTTCTGTACTGTTTTGCCAACAATGTATTTGCAAACAAATCATCTATCTCTTCCTTCTTTATCCCAGGTATCGTTGCTATGGTACTCAACAAATGCATTCTTACTGCTCTATCATCTACAAGTTTTGATCTAATAGGTTCAGGTCTACCATGAATATAATGCTCGAAGATTTCTTCAGCATTCGCATTAGGTGCTACGATTATTGCCTCTCCGTAACTATCATACCTTGGCCTTCCTGCTCTACCACATAGCTGCTTATACTCTAAAACGCTTATCGGCACGCTAGCACCATACTCATAATCATACCTCGTTATACTGCTGATAACCACCCTTCTTGCAGGAAGGTTAACACCAGCAGCTAGTGTTGGTGTTGCAGTAAGAACTTTTATCATACCATTTCTAAACATGTCCTCCACAATCTGCCTGCTGGACGGATTAAGACCGGCGTGATGGAAAGCCACACCGCTCTTTACAAGTGCTGCAAGTGTGGAAGTTAGTTCGGTATCATCACTTTCATGTATATGCTTTGATCTATCTGCAAGAACTCTTCTCTCCTCATCGTTTAGAAAATGCTCTATTAGTTCACTAGTCTTTTCAGCTAGAGAGACAGCTCTCTTCCTAGTCTCGGCAAATATCAAAACCTGACCACCATTCTTGATGCAATCCACAGCAAGATCAATCGGCGCTCCCCTAGCAGTACTTTCTATGCTCCTTACGCTTCCATCCTGCAGTTTTACAGAACCATAATCATACACACCCTCGATAAGTTCGGTTGGTCGCCAGTCTGTGTTTATCAACTCACAACCAAGCCATTCAGCTACATCGTCTGCATTTGTAACTGTTGCACTTAACGCCAAAAGCTGTGCTTTTTGCTGCATAAGCTTCACCTTTGTAAGCATCATTTCCAGGGTGGGGCCCCTTTCCTTGTCACAAAGCAAATGCACCTCGTCAGTAACGTACAAACCAACATCATCGATCCATTCAGCACCATGCCTTATCACAGAATCCATCTTTTCATTGGTTAGAATTATAATATCACCATCT belongs to Nitrososphaerales archaeon and includes:
- a CDS encoding DEAD/DEAH box helicase; the encoded protein is MTNVADVDIPAQLKTILNELGYRTLYPPQEQAVRCGLLEGKNLLVTTPTASGKTLIAMLATAKTVLDKNQKVVYLTPLRALASEKYNEFKIFQNMSKKDGGKVKVIISTGDYDSTSEGLKDGDIIILTNEKMDSVIRHGAEWIDDVGLYVTDEVHLLCDKERGPTLEMMLTKVKLMQQKAQLLALSATVTNADDVAEWLGCELINTDWRPTELIEGVYDYGSVKLQDGSVRSIESTARGAPIDLAVDCIKNGGQVLIFAETRKRAVSLAEKTSELIEHFLNDEERRVLADRSKHIHESDDTELTSTLAALVKSGVAFHHAGLNPSSRQIVEDMFRNGMIKVLTATPTLAAGVNLPARRVVISSITRYDYEYGASVPISVLEYKQLCGRAGRPRYDSYGEAIIVAPNANAEEIFEHYIHGRPEPIRSKLVDDRAVRMHLLSTIATIPGIKKEEIDDLFANTLLAKQYRKATINSKVNSALDYLELEEMIVRRGERFVASEFGKRTSLLYIDPATAVEFRRAIMSAKKAVKHTLGFLHLVTDCTDFYPKLQLRSKDIDEVRMLIDRYEGELLFDLNEYECSRSLFALYAWTQEYTEKKMLEVFGIEPGDMYRIVETSDWLLYSLYEVAKLLGREDLLQEIHVLRQRVKYGIKEELIPIVSLEGVGRVRARALFNAGFKNVKSIRDARVEKLASIPKIGNMLAKRIKEQLKKVQQ